The Paenibacillus sp. FSL R7-0204 genome includes a region encoding these proteins:
- a CDS encoding carbohydrate ABC transporter permease has protein sequence MRNYWALFGKDVRRDKHLYILLAPYMVLFLLFTVLPVVISIIFSFTHFNMLEMPRWIGWENYSKLLWNDDVFLIGVKNTLIFSVVTGPVSYIACFLFAWLINELNPKLRAFMTLIFFAPSISGNVFFIWQIIFSSDSYGIINGLLMQLGVIYEPIQWLQDPKYMLGIIMLVQLWLSLGTSFLAFIAGLQTVDKTLYEAGAVDGVKNRWQELWFITLPSMRPQLMFGAVIQITASLAVADVAMALAGFPSVQYGAHTIVTHLVDYGTIRFEMGYASAIATVLFVMMLGSNLIVQKLLKRVGE, from the coding sequence CTGCGTAATTACTGGGCATTGTTCGGCAAGGATGTGCGGCGGGATAAGCACCTGTATATACTGCTGGCGCCATACATGGTGCTGTTTCTGTTGTTTACCGTACTACCGGTAGTGATTTCGATCATCTTCAGCTTCACGCACTTCAACATGCTGGAGATGCCGCGCTGGATCGGCTGGGAGAATTATTCCAAGCTGCTCTGGAACGATGATGTATTCCTGATCGGGGTCAAAAATACGCTGATTTTCTCAGTGGTTACGGGACCGGTCAGCTATATCGCCTGTTTTCTGTTTGCCTGGCTGATCAATGAGCTGAATCCCAAGCTGCGGGCGTTTATGACCCTGATCTTTTTTGCGCCGTCCATCTCGGGGAATGTATTCTTCATCTGGCAGATTATCTTCTCCAGTGACTCCTACGGGATCATCAACGGACTTCTCATGCAGCTTGGCGTAATTTATGAGCCGATCCAATGGCTGCAGGACCCCAAGTATATGCTGGGGATCATCATGCTGGTACAGCTCTGGCTAAGTCTGGGGACCAGCTTCCTGGCCTTCATCGCCGGACTGCAGACCGTTGACAAGACGCTGTATGAAGCAGGGGCGGTGGATGGTGTCAAAAACCGCTGGCAGGAGCTGTGGTTCATTACGCTGCCTTCCATGCGCCCGCAGCTGATGTTCGGCGCGGTCATTCAGATCACTGCGTCGCTGGCAGTTGCCGATGTGGCTATGGCGCTGGCTGGCTTCCCGAGTGTGCAGTACGGGGCGCATACAATCGTAACCCACCTGGTGGATTACGGTACGATCCGCTTCGAGATGGGCTATGCCTCGGCGATTGCCACCGTGCTGTTCGTGATGATGCTGGGCAGCAATCTGATTGTCCAAAAGCTGCTGAAGAGGGTAGGTGAATAA
- a CDS encoding extracellular solute-binding protein yields MLISMMALPAASAELPAAQAQGVTGNGQEVQLLPEGSYEHYLQQYEGEEQPREEIMLKGADYTGAEGMSPEVLTELGGETGRYVRTEESGSIGWQLDVPKSGLYHISVRYYPVKGKSSAIERELLIDGKLPFTSARNLSFGRIWVNENPEIQQDNRDNDLRPRQIEAPAWQETLLRDTEGYYEEPYQFYLSAGTHTLTMVSSREPMVIDYIKLHSYDAPAAYAEVKQSYEAKGYKPTSGHTVKVQGEDAVYKSSPTLYPITDRSSPSTEPYDVSKIRMNTIGGNNWRVPGQWITWEVEAPDDGLYNITIKGRQELLRGIYSTRSLRIDGEIPFREMLQIPFYYDSDWQMNRLGNDEEPYLFYLSKGKHELQLEVSLGAIAPLLRQVEASVLDINAMYRKILMITGNVPDPYRDYRLEEQIPDMTAVFREQSQILYGVSEELVRLTGEKSDKTATLNKTAYQLADMADKPETVQKRLSQFKINVGSVGSWILEVREQPLEIDYLLLSSPDVKLPKANASGFRKLVHEVSSFTHSFFEDYNTIGNTTENGETIDVWIGTGRDQAQVLKAMIDDTFTPLTGTSVNLKLVSPNVLLRASLAGEGPDVAMQVGNDMPVNFGMRKAAEDLSKYPGYEEVVKQFRDSALVPYRFENQVFALPEQQIFNMLFYRKDILQELNLEPPQTWDEVYAMIPVLQKHRMDMALPLAQTTGVPVLEVNRAYAMLLYQMGGSFYLNNGAKSGLDTETGLAAFKNWTNFYTSYKLPLIFDFPMRFRTGEMPVGIQDYTFYNYLSVSAPEIKGLWEFIPVPGTKQPDGSIRRDVASGGTAALMLKQAKNKDAAWEFMKWWVDKDSQVRFGREMEGLMGAAARYPTANVEALKELPWPTSDYRHLEEQWQWVQGVPEVPGGYFTGRHLDNALREVINNGTNTADALYDYVQEIDYEIDQKRAEFDLKRRE; encoded by the coding sequence ATGCTGATCTCCATGATGGCGCTGCCTGCGGCAAGTGCAGAGCTGCCTGCTGCCCAGGCCCAAGGTGTGACGGGAAACGGGCAGGAGGTGCAGCTGCTGCCTGAGGGCAGCTATGAGCATTATCTGCAGCAATACGAGGGCGAGGAGCAGCCCCGCGAAGAAATTATGCTGAAGGGGGCCGATTATACCGGGGCCGAGGGGATGAGTCCGGAGGTGCTAACGGAGCTTGGCGGGGAGACGGGAAGATACGTCAGAACGGAGGAGAGCGGCTCCATCGGGTGGCAGCTGGATGTGCCGAAGTCCGGGCTATACCACATCTCTGTCCGGTATTATCCGGTGAAGGGCAAAAGCTCGGCGATTGAACGTGAGCTGCTGATCGACGGCAAGCTGCCGTTCACCAGCGCCCGCAATCTGTCCTTCGGGCGGATCTGGGTCAATGAGAATCCGGAGATCCAGCAGGATAACCGGGACAATGATCTCCGGCCGCGCCAGATTGAGGCCCCGGCCTGGCAGGAGACCCTGCTGAGAGATACGGAAGGCTACTATGAGGAGCCGTACCAATTCTATCTGTCGGCCGGAACGCACACCTTGACGATGGTGTCCAGCAGAGAGCCGATGGTCATCGACTATATTAAGCTGCACAGCTACGATGCACCCGCTGCCTACGCAGAGGTGAAGCAGAGCTACGAAGCTAAGGGGTACAAACCCACCAGCGGCCACACGGTTAAGGTGCAGGGGGAAGACGCTGTTTACAAATCCTCCCCGACCTTGTATCCGATCACAGACCGCTCAAGCCCTTCAACAGAGCCGTATGATGTGTCCAAGATCAGAATGAACACGATTGGCGGCAACAACTGGCGGGTACCGGGACAATGGATCACCTGGGAAGTAGAAGCGCCGGATGACGGTCTGTACAACATCACCATCAAAGGCCGGCAGGAGCTGTTAAGAGGGATATATTCCACACGCTCCCTGCGGATTGACGGAGAGATTCCGTTCCGGGAAATGCTGCAGATTCCGTTCTACTATGATTCGGATTGGCAGATGAACCGGCTGGGGAACGATGAGGAGCCTTATTTATTCTATTTAAGCAAAGGAAAACACGAATTGCAGCTGGAGGTCAGCCTCGGGGCCATTGCACCGCTCTTGCGCCAGGTGGAGGCCAGTGTGCTGGACATTAATGCGATGTACCGGAAAATCCTGATGATTACAGGCAATGTGCCAGATCCGTACCGCGATTACAGGCTGGAGGAGCAAATCCCGGATATGACGGCGGTCTTCCGTGAGCAGAGCCAGATTCTATATGGCGTATCGGAAGAGCTGGTCCGGCTTACAGGGGAAAAGAGTGATAAAACCGCAACCTTGAATAAAACTGCCTATCAGCTGGCGGACATGGCCGACAAGCCGGAAACGGTGCAGAAGCGGCTGTCGCAGTTCAAAATCAATGTCGGCAGCGTAGGCTCCTGGATTCTGGAGGTACGGGAGCAGCCGCTGGAGATTGATTATCTGCTGCTGTCTTCGCCGGATGTGAAGCTGCCGAAGGCGAATGCTTCCGGGTTCAGGAAGCTTGTGCATGAGGTGTCGTCCTTCACCCATTCGTTCTTCGAGGATTACAACACGATTGGCAATACCACGGAGAACGGCGAGACCATTGATGTATGGATCGGAACCGGCCGCGACCAGGCGCAGGTGCTGAAGGCAATGATTGATGATACATTTACCCCGCTCACCGGCACCTCTGTCAATCTGAAGCTGGTGAGTCCGAATGTGCTGCTGCGCGCCTCGCTGGCCGGGGAAGGCCCGGATGTGGCGATGCAGGTCGGCAATGATATGCCGGTGAACTTCGGGATGCGCAAAGCGGCAGAGGATCTGTCGAAGTACCCCGGCTATGAGGAAGTGGTGAAGCAGTTCAGAGACAGTGCGCTCGTGCCGTACCGGTTCGAGAATCAGGTCTTTGCCCTGCCGGAGCAGCAGATCTTCAACATGCTCTTCTACCGCAAGGATATTCTGCAGGAGCTGAATCTTGAGCCGCCGCAGACGTGGGATGAGGTATATGCAATGATTCCGGTGCTGCAGAAGCACCGGATGGATATGGCGCTGCCGCTCGCGCAGACGACAGGTGTGCCGGTGCTGGAGGTCAACCGCGCCTATGCCATGCTGCTCTATCAGATGGGCGGATCATTTTATCTGAATAACGGAGCGAAGAGCGGACTCGATACAGAGACCGGGCTGGCTGCCTTCAAAAACTGGACCAATTTCTATACCAGCTACAAGCTGCCGCTGATCTTCGACTTCCCGATGCGGTTCCGCACCGGCGAGATGCCGGTCGGCATTCAGGACTATACCTTCTATAACTATCTGAGCGTATCTGCGCCGGAGATTAAGGGGCTATGGGAATTCATTCCGGTTCCGGGGACGAAGCAGCCGGACGGGAGTATCCGCAGGGATGTTGCCAGCGGGGGCACCGCCGCACTGATGCTGAAGCAGGCTAAGAACAAGGATGCCGCCTGGGAATTCATGAAGTGGTGGGTAGACAAGGATTCGCAGGTCCGCTTCGGCCGGGAGATGGAGGGCCTCATGGGCGCGGCTGCGCGGTATCCGACCGCCAACGTTGAAGCGCTTAAGGAGCTGCCGTGGCCGACAAGCGATTACCGCCATCTGGAGGAGCAGTGGCAATGGGTGCAGGGTGTGCCTGAGGTGCCGGGCGGTTACTTCACAGGCCGCCATCTGGACAATGCTCTGCGTGAGGTCATCAACAATGGAACGAACACCGCCGATGCTCTGTACGATTATGTGCAGGAGATCGACTATGAGATTGATCAGAAGAGAGCAGAGTTCGATTTGAAACGAAGGGAATAG
- a CDS encoding extracellular solute-binding protein, with translation MKQLKKKSSAWFMLLTAVVTLVTGCSGGNNASAPATTPAAEATQAPAASETPAAATEAPKEPVANLNGREIRISHWWDATPVGDSEADELARERIKAVEEKYNVKIKYLNTEYWSTAEKLSSSVMASDPFAEIVRLPDGFIWGLMHGGFLTPLDDYLKDSLIDQSVIDSMRFGGDKVYGLESWYSPNDSGVFYNKRIFKEAGLKDPQQLMDEDNWNWNTMLDAAKKLTIDKNGDGKMDQYGLAGAHYVISELLIASNGGKIYDEATQKAVFDSPASMEALNFLHKLYTQDKVFKPNEGNDWEDPAKYFGEGTVAMYPGGLWEIEGRILGKMKDEWGYVYIPKGPQADKYYDPLGQTAAYAIPKGVKDADTIVKIWEDLQPFDSWQENRRLSMENILPDEASIANAMNDEGKVERVFGGRYGGLGVKDQLDKVTEKFLKGEITPSTGVAQVIGTAQAAAKKVLSGEQDKEKK, from the coding sequence GTGAAACAGTTGAAGAAGAAAAGCTCGGCGTGGTTCATGCTGCTGACAGCCGTAGTTACACTTGTAACCGGTTGCAGCGGAGGGAATAACGCGTCTGCACCGGCAACAACACCGGCGGCGGAGGCGACTCAGGCTCCGGCAGCCAGTGAAACGCCAGCAGCGGCAACGGAAGCGCCGAAGGAGCCGGTTGCTAATCTGAACGGGCGGGAGATCCGCATCTCTCATTGGTGGGATGCCACTCCTGTCGGGGATTCAGAGGCAGATGAGCTTGCCCGCGAGCGGATCAAAGCGGTGGAAGAGAAATACAACGTCAAGATTAAATACCTGAATACAGAGTATTGGTCCACCGCCGAGAAGCTGTCCTCTTCCGTTATGGCAAGCGATCCGTTTGCCGAGATTGTCCGGCTGCCGGATGGCTTCATCTGGGGGCTGATGCATGGCGGCTTCCTTACACCGCTTGATGATTATCTGAAGGATTCACTCATCGATCAGAGCGTGATTGATTCCATGCGCTTCGGCGGCGACAAGGTCTATGGCTTGGAGAGCTGGTACAGCCCGAACGACAGCGGCGTGTTCTACAACAAACGTATTTTCAAGGAAGCGGGCCTGAAGGACCCTCAGCAGCTGATGGATGAAGATAACTGGAACTGGAATACGATGCTTGATGCGGCGAAGAAGCTGACGATTGATAAGAACGGGGACGGGAAGATGGACCAGTACGGTCTGGCCGGAGCCCATTATGTGATCTCGGAGCTGCTGATCGCCAGCAACGGCGGCAAAATCTACGACGAAGCTACTCAGAAGGCGGTCTTTGATTCACCGGCATCAATGGAAGCGCTTAATTTCCTTCATAAGCTCTACACCCAGGATAAGGTGTTCAAGCCTAACGAGGGCAATGACTGGGAAGACCCGGCTAAGTATTTTGGAGAAGGAACTGTCGCTATGTATCCGGGCGGTCTCTGGGAAATTGAAGGGCGTATTCTCGGCAAGATGAAGGATGAATGGGGATATGTCTATATTCCAAAAGGCCCGCAGGCCGATAAGTACTACGATCCGCTGGGACAGACAGCAGCCTATGCCATTCCCAAAGGGGTCAAGGATGCGGATACCATCGTGAAGATCTGGGAGGATCTGCAGCCGTTCGACAGCTGGCAGGAGAACCGCAGATTGTCGATGGAGAATATTTTGCCGGATGAAGCCTCTATCGCCAATGCGATGAATGATGAAGGTAAAGTGGAGCGGGTCTTCGGCGGACGTTACGGCGGTCTTGGCGTCAAGGATCAGCTGGATAAGGTGACTGAGAAATTCCTGAAGGGCGAGATTACACCGTCCACCGGGGTGGCCCAAGTGATTGGAACGGCGCAGGCCGCAGCCAAAAAGGTACTGAGCGGTGAGCAGGATAAAGAGAAGAAATAG
- a CDS encoding LacI family DNA-binding transcriptional regulator: MKTITIYDIAKEAQVSVATVSRVLNNTAPVKESTREIIMAVIEKHQFQPNALARSLLKKETGTIAMILPDITNPFFPEVFWGAENVAREKHYTFFLCDTAGEHSRESEYLSILREKRVDGIIFLGGRINMNHCPPALSQEVVELSKHVPIVLVNGNLPRSGLHRIYTDEEEGAALATQHLLDLGHRRIGFLGGMEETSTTQVKLKSVRMKLKEQGLTLRKDWVMFHDFSIEGGRALMDRMLEQEDRPTAVLCVNDFTAIGALKSATQHGLKIPEDLSIVGFDDSPLSRAVIPELTTVSQNTNQLGELSVEMLHELISGRNPKKRTVLQPKLVVRDSTGRPRNLTE, encoded by the coding sequence ATGAAGACGATTACCATATATGATATCGCCAAGGAGGCCCAGGTGTCCGTAGCCACAGTCTCCCGTGTCCTCAACAATACTGCTCCGGTCAAGGAGAGCACCCGGGAGATCATCATGGCTGTAATTGAGAAGCACCAGTTTCAGCCGAACGCGCTTGCCCGCAGTCTGCTCAAGAAGGAGACTGGCACTATCGCCATGATTTTGCCTGACATCACCAACCCCTTTTTCCCGGAGGTCTTCTGGGGAGCCGAGAATGTGGCCAGAGAGAAGCATTATACGTTCTTCCTCTGCGATACGGCGGGGGAGCATAGCCGTGAGTCGGAGTACCTTAGCATTCTTCGGGAGAAAAGAGTGGATGGGATAATTTTCCTGGGCGGCAGAATTAACATGAATCATTGTCCGCCGGCGTTGTCCCAGGAGGTCGTGGAGCTGTCGAAGCATGTGCCGATCGTGCTGGTCAACGGCAATCTGCCCCGAAGCGGCCTGCACCGCATTTATACCGATGAAGAGGAAGGGGCCGCACTGGCCACCCAGCATCTGCTGGACCTGGGGCACCGGAGAATCGGGTTCCTCGGGGGGATGGAGGAGACGTCCACAACCCAAGTGAAGCTGAAGTCTGTGAGGATGAAGCTGAAAGAACAGGGGCTTACGCTGCGCAAGGATTGGGTCATGTTCCACGACTTCTCGATCGAAGGCGGGCGGGCACTGATGGACCGGATGCTGGAGCAGGAGGACCGGCCGACAGCAGTACTGTGTGTGAATGATTTTACAGCCATCGGGGCGTTGAAGTCTGCCACCCAGCATGGTCTGAAGATACCGGAGGATCTATCGATCGTCGGGTTCGATGATTCGCCCTTGTCCAGAGCGGTTATTCCGGAGCTGACCACGGTGTCGCAGAACACCAACCAGCTGGGGGAGCTGTCTGTAGAGATGCTTCATGAGCTGATCAGCGGCAGAAATCCCAAAAAACGGACGGTGCTCCAGCCCAAGCTGGTGGTACGGGACAGCACGGGCCGCCCGAGAAATCTCACAGAATAG
- the mutY gene encoding A/G-specific adenine glycosylase, with protein MTTDEKHIEIQQEAKLFFSRFLLEWYHLQKRDLPWRRHRNPYYIWISEIMLQQTRVDTVIPYFNRFIEQFPTVEALADAPEEEVLKCWEGLGYYSRARNLQHAAKQVKELYGGQVPDDRDAVFGLKGVGPYTAGAILSIAFNRPEPAVDGNVMRVLSRYFRIEDDIAKGPTRVKMEKLAAELIPEGEAGSFNQALMELGALICTPKSPRCLPCPVMEHCAARLAGCEASLPVKTKAKPPRPEERLAALVEGRGEHAGRVLIRQRPASGLLARMWELPHWPAPPAEAGGARGALLPEAAALDRLRRSMSQAGIHARPEEHWMAAEHTFSHIVWTLQVYRCREEAALPLAAESRAVYGAAQAERADGADGVLGADAGAARAERGDSLLAAALGVQPAEDAPLALFDSGDAAADAADSGAQRWISREDMKNYAFPNVFLKLLNSYFDEQGT; from the coding sequence ATGACCACAGATGAGAAGCACATAGAGATACAGCAGGAAGCCAAGTTATTCTTCAGCCGGTTCCTGCTGGAATGGTATCACCTCCAGAAGCGGGATCTGCCGTGGCGGCGCCACCGCAATCCGTATTACATCTGGATCTCAGAGATTATGCTGCAGCAGACCCGGGTAGATACGGTAATTCCTTATTTCAACCGTTTCATTGAGCAGTTCCCGACCGTAGAGGCGCTCGCTGATGCACCGGAGGAAGAGGTGCTGAAGTGCTGGGAGGGACTTGGCTATTACTCACGTGCCCGGAATCTACAGCATGCCGCGAAGCAGGTCAAGGAGCTGTACGGAGGGCAGGTACCGGATGACCGCGATGCCGTATTCGGCCTCAAGGGCGTAGGCCCGTATACAGCCGGTGCTATTCTGAGCATCGCGTTCAACCGGCCGGAGCCGGCGGTGGATGGCAATGTGATGCGCGTCTTATCCCGGTATTTCCGGATTGAGGATGACATTGCCAAAGGCCCGACCCGTGTGAAAATGGAAAAGCTCGCCGCCGAGCTCATCCCCGAAGGGGAGGCGGGCAGCTTCAATCAGGCGCTGATGGAGCTTGGCGCGCTCATCTGCACGCCGAAATCACCGCGCTGCCTTCCGTGCCCGGTGATGGAGCATTGCGCCGCGCGGCTGGCGGGCTGCGAGGCTTCGCTGCCCGTCAAGACCAAGGCGAAGCCGCCGCGTCCGGAGGAGCGGCTGGCTGCCCTGGTGGAGGGCCGCGGCGAGCACGCGGGCCGGGTACTGATCCGGCAGCGGCCGGCTAGCGGGCTTTTGGCCCGCATGTGGGAGCTGCCGCACTGGCCTGCGCCGCCTGCTGAGGCTGGCGGCGCGCGCGGTGCGCTGCTGCCCGAAGCGGCAGCGCTGGACCGGCTGCGCCGGTCCATGAGCCAGGCCGGGATTCACGCCCGGCCTGAGGAGCACTGGATGGCTGCGGAGCATACATTCAGCCATATTGTGTGGACCCTGCAGGTGTACCGCTGCAGGGAAGAGGCGGCGCTGCCGCTGGCAGCGGAGAGCCGCGCGGTGTACGGGGCGGCGCAAGCGGAGCGCGCGGATGGCGCGGATGGCGTGCTGGGGGCGGATGCTGGAGCGGCACGTGCGGAGCGCGGCGACAGCCTGCTGGCTGCGGCGCTGGGGGTACAGCCAGCGGAAGATGCACCGCTGGCGCTGTTCGACAGCGGGGATGCCGCAGCCGATGCGGCAGACAGCGGAGCACAGCGCTGGATCAGCCGCGAGGACATGAAGAATTACGCTTTTCCGAATGTGTTCCTCAAGCTGCTGAACAGCTATTTCGATGAGCAAGGGACGTAG
- the acpS gene encoding holo-ACP synthase: MIYGIGHDVLEIGRVAGITEGSLGSRFSRRILTRQELELAAGKGAKTAEFIAGRFSAKEAVVKALGCGIGQMVGFQDIEILPDALGKPVAILSAEAWSRLGLPEQECVIHLTITHSRGLASAFAVVERTSGYRL; encoded by the coding sequence GTGATTTACGGAATCGGGCATGATGTGCTGGAGATCGGCAGGGTTGCCGGGATTACGGAGGGCAGCCTGGGTAGCCGCTTTTCCCGGAGAATTCTGACCCGGCAGGAGCTGGAGCTGGCCGCAGGCAAAGGCGCGAAGACAGCAGAATTCATCGCCGGGAGATTCTCGGCCAAAGAAGCGGTTGTGAAGGCGCTCGGCTGCGGAATCGGTCAGATGGTGGGTTTTCAGGACATTGAGATTCTGCCGGATGCACTGGGCAAGCCAGTAGCCATTCTGTCGGCGGAGGCCTGGTCCCGTCTGGGGCTGCCGGAGCAGGAGTGTGTCATTCATCTCACCATTACGCATAGCCGCGGGCTGGCCTCGGCCTTCGCGGTGGTGGAACGGACATCCGGTTACCGCCTGTAA
- a CDS encoding alpha/beta hydrolase family protein has product MSRNFDLPAGEDAVLRCSHFPAQGEARSVIVIAHGYKGFKDWGMFPYTAQALSDQHEVITFNFSHAGIGEDLQNFTELDKFARNTYQRELKDMEILLSYLSQHHRFGSLPLFLLGHSRGGGDSLLYALDHPAEIAGVISWNGITNLDLFTEQQKSEMREKGRTHVLNGRTGQQMPLDAIIIEDLEQQAERYQIIERMKQASFPVALIQGSEDGEHLRRGSEQLIRLRPDIEWVQIPGGNHTFGTVHPFAGTTPQLEQAISATREFINRVLAK; this is encoded by the coding sequence ATGTCCCGTAATTTTGATTTACCCGCAGGAGAAGATGCGGTGCTTCGCTGTTCCCATTTTCCCGCCCAGGGAGAGGCCCGCAGTGTGATAGTCATCGCTCACGGCTACAAAGGCTTCAAGGATTGGGGGATGTTCCCGTATACGGCGCAGGCGCTCAGCGACCAGCATGAAGTGATCACCTTCAACTTCTCCCATGCCGGCATCGGCGAGGATCTGCAGAATTTCACCGAGCTGGACAAGTTCGCCCGCAACACCTACCAGCGTGAGCTCAAGGATATGGAGATCCTGCTCTCTTATCTGAGCCAGCACCACAGGTTCGGCAGCCTCCCGCTCTTCCTGCTAGGGCATAGCCGCGGCGGGGGCGACTCGCTCCTCTACGCACTGGATCATCCGGCAGAAATCGCCGGGGTCATCTCCTGGAACGGGATCACTAACCTGGATCTGTTCACAGAGCAGCAGAAGAGTGAGATGCGGGAAAAGGGCCGGACCCATGTGCTCAACGGAAGGACCGGACAGCAAATGCCCCTGGATGCCATTATTATAGAGGATCTGGAGCAGCAGGCGGAGCGTTACCAGATTATAGAGCGGATGAAGCAAGCCAGCTTTCCCGTTGCCTTGATTCAAGGCAGTGAGGACGGCGAGCATCTGCGGCGCGGCTCCGAGCAATTGATCCGGCTGCGCCCGGATATTGAATGGGTGCAGATTCCCGGCGGCAATCATACCTTTGGCACCGTTCATCCTTTTGCCGGAACTACCCCCCAGTTAGAACAGGCGATATCCGCTACCAGAGAGTTCATCAACCGAGTGCTGGCGAAGTAG
- the nadE gene encoding ammonia-dependent NAD(+) synthetase, translating to MSLQEEIIATLGVKPVIDTDAEIRKRVDFLKAYALQAGARGLLIAISGGVDSAVAAGLCKRATDELTAEEGKEYMTLGVFQPYGEQEDIEHSYAVARAFELTHTVETNIEEAVNEIALEVEHSLKALGQHKHITHQGKGNVKARTRMVMQYALAFENNLLVVGTDHASEAITGFYTKWGDGAVDITPLSSLNKRQVRQLAAALGVPADIVTKAPTAGLWPGQTDETELGITYEENSDYLEGKTVSPEAAEKLERFFRRTAHKRDSIPGI from the coding sequence GTGAGTCTGCAGGAAGAGATTATTGCTACGCTGGGAGTTAAGCCGGTGATTGATACGGATGCGGAGATACGTAAGCGTGTAGATTTCCTGAAAGCTTATGCGCTCCAGGCGGGGGCCAGAGGTCTGCTGATTGCGATTAGCGGAGGTGTGGACAGTGCGGTGGCTGCGGGTCTGTGCAAGCGGGCTACGGACGAGCTGACGGCGGAGGAAGGCAAAGAGTATATGACACTCGGGGTGTTCCAGCCTTACGGGGAGCAGGAGGATATTGAGCACAGCTATGCGGTGGCCCGGGCTTTTGAGCTGACCCATACGGTGGAGACCAATATCGAAGAAGCGGTGAACGAGATCGCCCTGGAGGTCGAGCATAGCCTGAAGGCCCTGGGACAGCACAAGCATATTACCCATCAGGGTAAGGGGAATGTAAAAGCGAGAACGCGGATGGTGATGCAGTATGCGCTTGCTTTTGAGAACAATCTGCTGGTGGTGGGTACCGATCATGCTTCAGAGGCCATTACCGGATTCTATACGAAGTGGGGCGATGGCGCCGTCGATATTACACCGCTGTCCTCTCTGAACAAACGTCAGGTGCGGCAGCTGGCTGCGGCGCTTGGCGTGCCGGCGGATATCGTGACCAAAGCGCCGACAGCCGGACTCTGGCCGGGCCAGACGGATGAGACTGAGCTTGGAATCACCTATGAGGAGAACAGCGATTATCTGGAGGGGAAGACTGTCAGCCCTGAAGCGGCTGAGAAGCTGGAGCGCTTCTTCCGGAGAACGGCGCATAAGCGCGATAGTATTCCGGGGATCTAG
- a CDS encoding BrxA/BrxB family bacilliredoxin yields the protein MSMSFNQYMRDSIQPMRDDLTSIGFQELLTPEDVEAALPAAKGTSLVVVNSVCGCAAGQCRPGVAQALQNEILPDHLFTVFAGQEKEATAKAREFFAPYPPSSPSIALMKDGELVHFIERHGVEDRSAAEIAAELKEVFDRVCQ from the coding sequence ATGTCCATGTCTTTTAATCAATATATGAGAGATTCTATCCAACCTATGCGCGACGATCTGACAAGCATCGGATTTCAGGAGCTATTGACCCCGGAGGATGTGGAAGCAGCCCTTCCGGCAGCCAAGGGAACTTCGCTGGTTGTTGTGAACTCCGTATGCGGCTGTGCCGCCGGACAGTGCCGCCCAGGGGTAGCCCAGGCGCTGCAGAACGAGATTCTGCCGGATCACCTGTTCACCGTATTTGCCGGTCAGGAGAAGGAAGCTACCGCCAAGGCGCGTGAATTTTTCGCACCGTATCCGCCATCGTCCCCTTCCATCGCGCTGATGAAGGACGGCGAGCTGGTTCACTTCATCGAACGTCACGGTGTGGAAGACCGTTCGGCCGCCGAGATTGCTGCGGAGCTGAAGGAAGTTTTTGACCGCGTGTGCCAGTAA